The Hyperolius riggenbachi isolate aHypRig1 chromosome 3, aHypRig1.pri, whole genome shotgun sequence genome window below encodes:
- the LOC137561850 gene encoding olfactory receptor 5AP2-like: MDAKNVTQVAEFVFSGLTSRHQLSMFLFVFFLLVYLVTVVGNVGLMVIVRVATNLHTPMYFFLSYLSAVDLLYSSSVTPKMLADLISIKKTISFNGCAFQIIVFATLAGTEVLLLSSMSYDRYAAVCHPLHYVSIMTTRKCSSMVILSFFFGFFQSLVQTSCIFSFHFCGPNLIDHFYCDFVPLLQLTCSNSQLCSMFTIFLIGFYCLFSLSVILVTYTLILLAIFRIKSHEGRRKAFSTCSSHLMCSSIFYVAVLFTYVRSPSSIMEKKDKVASVFYAVVTPMINPLIYSLRNQEVKRASVQIIHNISSLK, translated from the coding sequence ATGGATGCTAAAAATGTCACACAGGTAGCAGAGTTTGTGTTTTCTGGATTAACCAGCCGTCACCAGCTAAGTATGTttctcttcgtcttcttcttactCGTGTATTTGGTGACAGTGGTAGGAAATGTTGGGTTAATGGTCATAGTCCGTGTTGCCACCAACCTTCACACTCCCATGTACTTCTTCTTGAGTTACCTCTCTGCTGTGGACCTCCTCTACTCCTCATCTGTAACTCCTAAAATGTTGGCTGACCTCATCTCAATAAAAAAGACCATATCCTTCAATGGTTGTGCCTTTCAGATTATAGTCTTTGCCACCTTAGCTGGGACGGAGGTTCTCTTGCTCTCGAGTATGTCGTATGACCGATATGCTGCTGTTTGTCATCCTCTCCACTATGTCTCCATAATGACAACAAGGAAGTGTTCATCTATGGTCATTCTATCATTCTTTTTTGGTTTCTTCCAATCACTGGTGCAGACCAGCTGTATATTCAGTTTCCATTTTTGTGGGCCAAATCTTATTGATCATTTCTActgtgattttgtacctttgctccAGTTGACCTGCTCTAACTCACAGCTCTGCAgcatgttcacaattttcttaatCGGATTTTACTGCTTATTCTCGTTATCGGTAATTCTTGTCACGTACACTTTGATCCTTCTTGCCATTTTCCGTATAAAGTCTCATGAGGGCCGACGGAAAGCATTCAGCACCTGTTCCTCCCATCTTATGTGTTCCAGTATTTTTTATGTGGCTGTTTTGTTTACCTATGTGCGCTCTCCTTCCAGTATCATGGAGAAAAAAGACAAGGTGGCTTCTGTCTTCTATGCTGTAGTCACCCCAATGATAAATCCTCTTATCTACAGCCTGAGGAACCAAGAGGTGAAGAGAGCATCTGTGCAAATAATACACAACATTTCCTCTTTGAAATAA